The Cervus elaphus chromosome 9, mCerEla1.1, whole genome shotgun sequence genomic interval GGCTACGGTAGAGTGGTGAGATTCCTGTCATCAGAGGTGTGTAAGCAAAGGCAGGCATGGTAGAGAAGGGATCCCAGCTTCCAGTAGAGAGCTGAGGTCTTTGCAAGCTCTGTCAGCCCTCAGTTCTTGGCTCTTCTCTGCTGCTGAGGTGAGCACAGGGCATACCCCCCACTTCCTCTTCCACGTGCCCAGGTGTCTGGCTATTTGTGCAGCACTTCCTTCCCCAGAGAACTGCTTCAATGAGTTGCACCACATGCCCTCCCCTACCACCAGCCCCTTCTCTGGATGAGGGGTACTGACTTGGATGAGGACCTCACACCCATCAGAGCCAGCCTAACCTGGTGGTTCAAAcccagctgtatgaccttggacaaacTTGACCTCCCCAAGTCTGTCTCCttcagtaaaatgaagataataatagtaaatgaagtgCTAAACCTGGCCAGTGGAGGCATTACCCCTCTACTCACCTCTGTttagtgagcacctactgtgGGACAGAACTGTTCTCGATGTAGTTGGaaacaaactggaagaaaaaaatctctgcaCCTGTGAAAGTTACATTCCACGGGGAGAAGAGAGGCAGAGTGAACCTATATGTGTGATAAATGAAACATGTTTTTGCAGAAGATTTCCCAACAAGTGGCCTTCCTGGGAACAAGGGAGCCAGGCAGCACATCCCAAACCATGGCAGAGTGACATCTGTCCCACGTGGAGAGTGTGGCACGCAGACAGTGACCCCCTCGGCCAGGAGGCTGGGctcaaaggatgtgatgcttgAAAATTCTGGCAACTCAGCCATCTGAGTGCTTATCCTCCCCAGAGCCTCAGACTGACTTTGGACAGGTCACTTAGCCGTGAGACTTAGGCTAGGTACTATAGTGAGCTGGAAAAAGTTCTGccagccctcccctcccagggCATGCAGTGGGGGCATCAAGTAGGAAGTAAGTAAAATaacaggagagagaaaagtgctttgaagaaaatgaaacagggcagagAATATCTTAGAGGACGGTGGTGACCAGGGAGGGCCTCTCTGAGAAGGCTGTACGGGAGTTGAGGCCTGAGGGACAACAGGGACCTGGGCAGTCTTCCAAGAAGAGGTTACTGTGGGTGCCACAAGTCctgaaggaaggaggagcctggatgGTTCTGTGAAGTGTATATAGTGCCGGCACTTAGAGCTCTGTGACTCTTAGCCGCTGTTAGAAAATACTGTCCACCCTTCCTGAGTGTTTGGAGATGAATATACtgtaaaaatacaatgaaatgagTGAAGATGCACAACACAAAATTGTTTCTGCACTCTGTTTCATCACTGTTTAAAGTCTCTTCATACACTTTCCCTTTGGGGACAGGGAGGATGTGGGAGGTCTTCCTTTCCAACTCTCCTAGGGTTGTCCTTGCCCCCTGGTTGAGCTTGCCAGTCACCCTTGTCCTGCAGAACTTCGGAGATTGGCCGGAAACGGAAGGCAGAGGAAGATGCGGCCTTGCAGGCCAAGAGGACCCGCGTATCAGATCCCATCAGCAGCTCAGAGAgctcagaagaggaggaggaggaggaggaggaggcagaagccCAAACCGCCAAACCCAGTAAGAGCCCTGGGTGCTGAGAAGGCCCCTGTCTCTGAGCTGGGGGCTCAGTGCAGTACCCTGCTCCTCTTGGGGACAGGCTATTGTATATTGGATTGTTCCAAGGGAGAGTCCACCTCCAGCTGCACCTTCCATGAGCCCTCAGAGGACCAGCTCCTTTTAAAGGGAAGGTTGTAACAGCCCCACATACCTATTTCAGTCTTGATTTGAGCCCTTCCTCTGGGCCAGACATTGTGTCCCAGGCGCTAGGAATCCAGTGGTGAACAAAAACATGGATGGGCTCTTAGAGTCTAGAGGATTGTAGAATCAGTCTCTCCAGTCCAGGAGCTGCATTTTTTAAGCCTTCCAGATAATTctgataaaaacagaaaagcagcccaCATTTTCAGAAGAACTGCTAGAGAGATTTCAGAGACGACAGCTAGCGGGCGCCTCTTCTGTGTGCTCAGGGGCAATTTCAGCAGCTGCCTATCTGAAGTGAGCAGGTTTAGCACCTGCACGCTGTCCCAGGCACTCTGGCTCCAGTGCATTGGCAGGGGCCACCCTGTGAGGCCTTCAcaacccctcctccccccatTCTCCAGGTAGTTTGTGCTTTAACCAACAGTGGTCACAGCTCCACAGAAGAATTACCATTCTTCTTTGAATTATTGATTTTTACTTACATAGAAGGTaacttcttaatttttaaatatattttctgattataaaagaaatacaggCTTCATTATATTCATTATAGAATATGTGAAAATGACTTTTTAGAGAGGTAGGGGAAAATTACCCATATTCTTGGCCATGTATAATTTGGCAAattattcttccatttatttttcctgaGCATGTTTTTTCAAATATTGGCAATCatactgaatatatattttgtacTTTGCTTAATCTTTGAAAATTATAATGCAAAACAAGTTCACTGTGAGCGCTGCAGAAACAGAGAAGTGGGAGGTTTCCTGTTCCCCTTGCCTGCTCCCTTTTCTCTCCCTAAACGTATCTCCTGGAGGGTAGCCTGACGATGCTGACGACGCTCCCCTTTGCATCTGCACTTATACAGATAGACATCCATACAGGCCTACTTCCATACTTACAAACTATTTGAAACAACAGCTGTAAAACTGCCTACTGATTGGTTACTCAatattaatgaattttttaaactctaaCAATGGAATTATACTTTTTAAGAGTCCTCATTGAGAGAATCTTGCTAAAATATTGTTGGGCAACATGATATGATGTCTGGTGTATTCTTCAGAATAACACTCACTGGGGATGGATGAATGAGGGGCACAGTTGAAATAAGATTGGCCACAAGTTGATAATGATTGGGGCTGGGTGGCTTAATCCTCTTCCTCGGTACTTATGAATGGGCCTAAAATGTTCCATAATTAAAAATCAAgagagggctcccctggtggctcagtggtagagactgcctgccagtgcaaaaaacatgggttcagtccctggtccgggaagagcccacatgccacggagcaactaagctcgtgcaccacaactattgaacctgccCTCTAGAGcgtgtgctttgcaacaagagaggccaccacagtgagaagcccacgcaccacaactggagagtagccctgctctctgcagctagagaaaagcaacaaagacccagctcagccaataaatttaaaaaaaaaaatgagagatggAATTAAACGTCAGGAAAAGATCATGTCATTCCTCTcaacagcatcatattttttaACCTAATCAACACTTGTTTCTCTTggctttgtttattcatttatttttggctgtggtgggccTTCCTTGCTGTGTTCAaggttttctctggttgcggagaGGGGGTGGCTACTCTTGTTTGGTTGtacaggcttctccttgtggtggtttctcgttgcagagcataggctgtAGATCACCGGCTTCGTAGTTGTGATGCATAAGCCTCggtgttctgtggcatgtgggatcttctcagaccagggactgaacctgtgtccccagcattggcaagcgaattcttaatcaccagaccaccagggaagcccccaacagcatcttctttattttacagCATACGTTAGAAATCTTTCCCTAACCTGAGCTCAAAGGAGACGGTATCCTGGTATCAAGGCAACAAGGATCTAGAAACCAACATCTAACAAGATTCCAGTCTTGTAGTGTAGCTCCCCACCCACTGGGAAATGGTTTAAATTCGAGCAGCTTTCTCTGTGGACCTGGGGCTGCATGACCTGCCCCTGTCTTGCTAAGTGGCGTTCGGGGCTGCAGTGTGGCAGGTAGCCTGTGGGAATGGCATCCCTGGAGTTGTTTGGGCCTTCAGGGTAGTGTGCAGTAGGTCTGGGAGCCAATCCCTTTTCCTCTGGGGCCTTCGGTATCTCGAGCCTCCAGGGAGCTGGGACCCCATTGGGGATGCAGTCAGTCAACTTTCATGTCGCCACTCTCCCCTCTTGCTCCTGGGGGATGTGGTTGAGCACTACCGAGCCCTTCCTCAGTCCAGGCACAGCCTCAAATCTCATGCCAACACCAGGCAGCCATACAAATTGAATTGTTAGGTGAGCTGAAACCTTTCTTCTTCCCTGCGAAAAGGCTGGTCTGGCTCACCCAACGGGTATTTGTGTCTTGCAGCCCCGAAACTAGCAGCTACCAACTCCTCAGTCACAGGGACAGTTTCGTCTTCAAGTGTGAAAGAAAAAGCCAAGGTGAGTGGGACCATCTACCAGACTGTCACCCATGGGCAGTGAAGTGCCCTGTAGGATACATTCCCTGGCATCAGAGAAGGATTGGGTTGTGGGTAATTGCCTAACTTGGATTCAGATCTCAGTCACCAGCTGTGTGATCATGGTGTGTCCCATTCACCTCTTCGGGCCTCAGGTTTTTGTCTGTAACATGGCGATGATGCCTACTGCTGTGAGCCATTGGGCACCTTACATACCTGGGGTAGACGGCTCCTTTCCTCCTCTGGCCCTGCATTCAGCTCTGGCCCTGCATTCAGCTCTTCACTCAGAGAGTCATTCCCAATACAGTTATGTTCCAGGTACTACGTGAGGCAGTGGAGACACCATAGCAAACAAGACACTTGTGGCTTTGAAAGCTCGAGAAACATTTTCTAGACTGGAAACTACTTGGAAGGCAGAATATCATTTTCTGGTCATCCACAAAGCAGTGTCTCAGACATGTTAAGGACTGTGTCCCTGATACTGACTGGAGCATTAGCaaaaaatatgtagaaataaTCACGAGGCCATGATAACATCTACAATAAATTGCTACTTACTGCTTAGCAAAACTGCTGTGTCCTAAGAACTGTAATTCAGTTCACACCTCTGCGAGGGGAAGTACCGTTTTCAGCGCCTTCCTTGACTGGCCACAGGTTGGTGATGAATCCATAACTTcgaagatgaagaaacagaggcttaCGGAGGTCGTGCGCCCGAGCTCACGGGTCTGAGAAGTGGCGGAGGTGGGAGCCGAAGTGGTCTGTGCTCTTCTCCACCTGACCGTACCCAGTGTCTGTCACTCCTGTTCTCTGTAGGCAAAGACCACGAAAGCCAGCAAGACGGTGAACTCCACGACACACCCTGCCCCTGGAAAGGCAGTGGCCCACCTCCTCGCTGGGAAGTCACCCCAGAAGACGACAGGGCCCTCAGCAAATGCTGTCTTGGTGTCAGAAACCGAGGAGGAGGGCAGCGTGTCAGCCCTGAAAACCGCCACCATGCCTGGTAAGGAGCCCCGACCTCTAGGGCCAGGCCCcaagggcaggctggggaggcAGACCTGGTCACTGCTTTGTCAGGCCCCCGGGACATTCTGGAATTCAGGCGGTTGTCTCCATGACGGCGAGGACCCCCGCCTCAGGCCACTTTCCCCTCCCCTGGGTgagagagaatctgctgcaggGACACCTCAGGCTATGCTGAGGGAGTGTGAGCAGCCGGCGTGGGGTTGGAGCATTTTCTGGTTTATTGCTCTTAGGTGGGTACCAGCGCCCTCCACAGAGGCTTAGAGGCTAAGCCGAGAGGCCTGGGTTTGCCTCTATATCGCATGTAAAATAGGCATTTGCCCTGCCTGCTGCCCTGTGATGGGGGAAGGAGGTTTTCTAAGCCCCCAGGTGCTGGCGCTTGTGTGTTAGGACCTATTGTTACACCTCTTACCAGGCCCTCAGCTGTGCAGGGGCAGGGGGGAGTGTGGGATGCACCTCAGCTGTTCGTCTTCCACGCGGGGAGGAGGCAGTACTCATACCTGGCCCTGAGTAATTGGCGTGGAGGGTGCCAACGAGAGGCAGGCGGGTCTATAAAGGGTTGGCCCTCAGTCCTCTCCTTGTTTATCCCTCAGGAATGGCATCCGCCGACCAGGCTGACAGCTCCAGTGAGGATACCACCAGCTCGAGCGATGAGACAGACTTGGAGGTAGTTGTCCCCGACCCTCAGAGCAGCCCTCTGCAAACCTCTAACCCTCCCGGGGCCTGGCCAGGGGCCTCACCTCCCAGTGGTACCTCTCCCCGTTCAGTGGGTGTTTTGGGGTGACCAGGAGCTGGAAGGCTGAGCCCTGGGCAGGTTGGGAGCCAGAGTTTCACTGTGCTCTGGGCAGGAAGAGGGCCTGGAGTTGGTGGGGGGAGACGCCATCCTACCTGTGAGGTGGGGGCAGACTTTCTGGGAGAGGCGGCAGGGGACCAGGGCCTGACGCACAGGGGGCTCCCCGGCGCGGGCCTGTCAGGGCGTGAGTGTTCGAGCAGGAAAAGCTGCACAAGCGAAGGCCGTGGGGTCAGGCGCATGGCCGTCTGGGGTCAGGCTACTGAGGGGGTTCTGGGTCTGCTGGTGAGTGCTGGGTCTCAGCACCGGCCTGAGGAAGTCCGTGGCCTTGTCTCTTCTGTGAAGTGTGACCTGGAGTCCCTGCAGGTTATTCCTTAGTGTGCACCTTCCAAGTGGTAGGCAGGGTTCCTGCTGCCGTGGGGGAGTGAAAGGGACCCTCAGAAATCTAACTGCAGTGGTGATGGTTAGTATGAATGGAAAATGTAGAAAGCCGTGAGGAGCAGTAACAGGAATGTGATGCGGGCAGAGGGACAGCATGGGCAAGGATGGACACACAGCAGATTTGGTGCTTTTCAGGAACAGTGAGCCACAATTTCATGAATGAAGGGGAAAGTGATGTAAGATGAAGTCTGAGGTAGGCAGGGGCCAGATCCGTGCCTGACCATGAGGACCACTGAGAGAAGTTTGGGTTTAGTCCTGGGGGCCGTGGGAAACCATTGCAGGGTTACAGGCACACAGGTGAGATGGCCTGATTTATGGTTCCACAACATCGCTGGTTGTGGCCTGGGTTGGAGGACGGTGCTTCATAAATGCAGTGAGATGGTTGAGGGGGCTATTGGAGTAATACTGGCAGGAGATGCTGAAGGCTGGCACCAGGGCAGCCagcagagaggtggggagagagaacaATAGGATTCTGGGATCAAATTGACCTGGCACCCACAGTGCTTCCTACCTTACCTTCCCACCTCAACCAGTAACCCCTGAAGATGCAGGCCTAACTGCGGGCTGCCTCTCACATTCCATCCCACCTTTGGGCCCTAGTTACAGCCAGCTATAAAGGCACCCTGGGCTTCCATCTCCAGGCTCTGTCAAGGGAAGGGGCACACACCTGGCCCTGGAAGCCAGCAGCCAAACATGTAGCTTCAGTGGGCCAGAGcccagagagggagggagtgtgCCCCAGGAATCCCGGCAGGCTGGTGCCAAGACTAGAGTTCAGGTCCTGGCCTCTTGGCCCTTGTAGCTACCATGATCAGATCCTGTGTTAGTATTTGGAGGGGTAGACAAGTATGAGCTGTCCTGCTGGAGAGAGGCTGCCCCTCCACTGAGCCCTGTGTGCCAGGTGGTATAAAGGAGGCTGGTGGTTGAGAGCCCTGCCCCTTACTATCAGCGTTAGTGGtttaacccctctgagcctcttGTCTTTTTCTGGAAAATGGGTGTAAAGATGGTATCTTAGGGAGTTGTTTGAGAACCAGATGATATTAAGAGAGAGCTTTATAGACAATGAAGCATCTTACACTCCTCAGTGGTAGACAGGGTGATTCTCTGATCCCATGCTCTTGTTCCAGGTGAAAGCCGCAGTAAAACCACTGCAGGTCAGATCCTCAGCCGCTGCAGTCAAGGAGTCTCCGAGAAAAAGTGCAGCCCCAACCCCAGGGAAGGCAGGGGTTGTGACACCCCAAGTCAAAGGCAGTGCTGTGACCCCAACCAGCGGGGCCAAGAAGCCAGAAGAGGTCTCAGAGAGCAGCGAGGAGTCCGACGAGAGTGAGGAGGAGGCCCCTGCGGGTCCACCCAGTCAGGTGAGGCCCAAGGGAGGCCTGCTCTTCCGGTGCCAGGGCAGCTGTGTAAAGAACACCTCCCCTGCCAGAGGACACTGGCCCTGGAGtttggggagagggaggcggggCTCTGGGAGTTGAAGGGCAAGGGCACCTGATTTTGCTTCAGCTGCTTCTGGAAATTGCCCTTCCTGCCCAAAGGGAAGAACCCTGCCCAGTTCCCCCTTCACCTCCATTCCCCTGTCTAGTAAACAGGCTGCTGTCTTTGTCCCGGCTGGTCCTGCTGTGAAGGGACTTGAGAAGTTTTAGTTACCTGGCCCTCTGGCTTCTCAGGCCAAATCATGGCTTGTTAGCAAATAGGAGTCCAGCTCTAGTCCATCTGCTAGAATCCCCTTCTTGCGTGGGTGGCCAGAGCTGCAACTGGGCATGTCCTGAGGGAAAACCAGAGGCACTGGGAAACTGTTGGAGTCAGAGAGCAGCAAGGATGAGGGGTCAGACTGGTGGTAAAAGGCCCTTAGAGCCCTGAGCCTGCCCAGGTGAGGAGCCTATCCACCCTGGCCATCATGGAAAACTGGTATAAGGAACTGGTATCTTATCTGGTGCCCAGGGGATGAGGCATTGGTGGTGAGGTGAGATGGACGGGGGTGTGAGGGCCCCAGGAATGAGGAGATATGGCCATCTGGCTGGTCAGTCACACTGGCTGGAGTGTCAGTCAAAGCAGGGAGTAGGGAGAGAAGCAAGGAGTCTCGTGAGCCTCACTAAGGGCTCAGGCTTTATTCTTAAGACATTGCAAGAGAgttttcagaaagaaatgaacaaaccATGCTTTCTCTTTTACCAGGTGAAGGCCTTGGAGAAAACCGTCCCAATCAAAGTTGCTCCTAGTCCTGCCAAGGGGACCCCTGGGAAAGGGGCCACCCCAGCACCCCCTGGGAAGGCAGGGCCCTCAGCCACCCAGGCCATGACGGGGAAGCCAGAGGAGGACTCGGAGAGCAGCAGCCAGGAGTCAGACAGCGAGGAGGAGACACAAGCTGTTAAGAGCCCAGTGCAGGTGGGACCTGGAGAGAGGATCCCGGAgctggcaccccaccccaggaggCCTTCTGAGGGCTTATTCTCCCGCTCCACATGCCCCGGTCATGCACAGGGCCATGTGGTGTCTGGTGTCTTCGACCCCATCTGCTCTCCTGTGTTCCTCGAGTCCACCGTCTGGGCTCTCTCCCcaattctgtttctctctctctccaggcaAAGccctctgggaagatcccccaggttAAAGCCACCTCCTCAGCACCCACCCAGGTGCTTTCCCCTAAGAAAGGGGCCCCTCCAGCACCCCCTGGCAAGGCAGGGCCTGCAGCCACCCAGCccaggaagcaggaggaggagagcagcagcagtagcagcagcagcgagCAATCGGACAGCGAGGGCGAGGCGTCCACGGCCGTGCGGCAGACTACAGGCCTGGCTCAGGTGAGGCTGGAGGATGCTCAGCCCAGCCCTGGGAGTCGCCTGCAGAGACCCTGTCACCCTCCTCACCTCCTATCTTACCTCACACGGTCCCCACTAAGCTTCCCATCCTGTCCTCTGTCACTCCCAGGCAAAGCCCTTGGAGAAAAACTCTCAGGTCAGAGCTGCCTCAGCCACGGGTGCGGGACCCTCGGCGAAGGGTGCGGTCCCAGCGCTCCCTCAGAAGGCAAGGGTGGCCGCCCAGGACGGGAAGCAGGAGGACTCAGAGAGCAGCAGTGAGGAGGAATCAGACAGCGAGGAGGAGGTGCAGACGGCAGGGACCTCAACCCAGGTGAGTCCTCTGCCTGCAAGGTTCATCTCTCCTGCTCAGTGCCGGAAGCCCCCTCCCTGGACCGGGTGAGCCTCTCATCTCTGTGTCTCGCTGTAGGCACAGTCCTCTGGGAAAGCCCTCCAGGTCAGACCTGCCTCAGGTCCCGCCAAGGGGCCCCCTCAGAAGGCCGGGCCTGCAACCACCCAGGTCAAGGTCGAAAGGGCTGAGGAAGACTCGGAGAGCAGTGAGGAGGAGTCAGACAGTGAGGATGAAGCTCCTGTAGCCAAGACTCCAGCCCAGGTAGGGTCTTGGGAGGGGCGGCTACACGGCCTGCCTCTGAACTGCCCCCCGCCAACCAGTCAGCTCCAcggggggctgtggggagggatGGCAGTGAGCTCCAGCCCTGGGCACATGGGGGCTCTGAGTCCATGATCCTTCTCAAGCTTCTGAATTATGTGTCCCCTCAGGCAAAATCAGCAGTGAAAACTTCTCAGATCAAGGCCTCCCCAAAGAAGGGCACCCCCATTACACCCGCATCTGCCAGGGTCCCCCCAGTGCAAGTCGGCACCCCAGCCCCCCGGACAGCAGCAACAGTGAGTACACCCACCTGCGCATCATCCCCAGCCGTAGTCAGGCGCACCCAGAAGCCGGGGGAGGACTCTTCAAGCAGCGAGGAGTCCGAGAGCGAGGAGGAGACAGCTCCTGCTGCCGCAGGGGGACAGGTGAGGCCAAGTTCACTTGGCTGGGTTGGGGCCGGCCCCCATGGGTCCTTTGGCCCCTATGATAGGCCTCTCTTCTGTGTTATTCCAGATGAAGTCTGTAGGGAAGAGCCTCCCAGTGAAAGCTGCCTCAGCACCCACCAAGGGGCCCTCAGGGAAAGGGGCCACCCCAGGGCCCCTTGGGAAGGCAGGACCCGCAGTGGCACAGGTCAAGACTGAGGTGCAGGAAGACTCAGAGAGCAGTGAGGAGTCGGACAATGAGGAAGCGGCCGCAACTCCCGCACAGGTGAGGCCTGGGACGGGGCTGAGGATGGGCTAACCTGGGCTGCCTTTGCCCCACCTGGGTATGCAGAAGCCTGAGCGGCACCCTCAGCTCAGCCTCATTCTGCACTTTCCACTCATCTCCTCTGCCCGTAAGAGCTGCAGGGTCAAGctccagggtctccttcattgcctTTTGAGCTCCCACTGAGGTTTCTTTTTACACCAGCTCTGTTGAGTACTCCATCGACCAGGTTCCATCCCGTCTGGGGCTCCTTTGGCCCTGGCTCTCATGGTTCCCAGCCTAGATGGGGGACGGATATGTCCACAGATTGTATCAGCATGTATAACAGGGTTGAGATGGAGGGTGTGTGCCTAGGCCAGCAGAGCATGGCAGACGATGGTATCTAGGGCTTTTGCAGGAAAGCAGATCTCTTGGATGAAGTGGCACCTGAACTGTGGGCTGAAAGAGTTGGCCAGGTGATGTGAagttttccaggcagagaaaCTAGCTTGTACGAGAGCCAGGAGAGTGCCTGGCTTTTTGAGTTCCCCAAGCAGAGCGTTCTGGTGGGATCACTAGGGGAGACCATGTCAATGGGAAGTGGTGGGAATTTTGGAGCTGggctgcctgggttcaagtcccagctccaTGTCCTAGCAAGTGCTACAATCCATCAGGGCCTCTGTTTATTCTTCTGTAAGTTGGAAATTGACCTGCACAGAGTTGAATTTGATGAGCTCTCACCTGCCACATCTAGCCAAGGGGCTTGCACACAGCAAGTTCTCATCCATCTCTCTGAGGGAGCAGACTCAAGAGTTGTCTTCCAGACTGGCAAAGCAGGGAGAAGTGAAGATAGCTCACTCCCTGCTCACTCACCCACCCAccgtttattatttttaattgtcgCTCTTTTTTTCACTAACCACTCATATTAGTCATTTCTTGTTTCCCTGTACCAGAGTACACatttctgtgaattttttttgtcTTGCTCTCACTGTTATCTTGTGAGACCCAAGGTCCCGTAATTCCTTTACTGAAATTTTAAGctattcttggccttcccagaGTCTCAGCTCAATAGGCTCCTATCCTGTTTTTCCATGCTATAGAGACATTCCAGACCAGTGCCTTCAAAGTTTCATTGTGCTGATCACTTAAGTACTAGTCTTCGCATTTGAGCCTTCCACCTGTCCCATGAGACAGTGTTCATTTGCTTTGGTTTCTGGACAAAGAAATTGGAGCATAGAGGAGTTGTTTGGTGATTTGATCCAGCCCCACCAGCCCCTGACTCCAAAGCCTTTCCCACTTCCTTCTactaaggttttgtttgttttgtttttttggccaagaTGCATTGCAgggttttagttccccaaccagggatcagactcatgcCATTGGAATAGAAGTTCAGTGTCTTAACCAGTGGAtcgctagggaagtccctttctgTTACATTTTTACCACAACTTTTCCAGCCACAGAAATAGTCATATTTTGGGGCATTATGTTCTCCTGGGTTGAAAAAGAGCAGCCAATCCCTCTGCAGGGGCCTAGCCTTATAACCTGGTGCTCTGTCAGACGAAACTGCCTTTCCTAGCTTCAAGAGGTCTGACAAGCCTCTGCTAAAACAAGCAGGACTAATAAGAGGAGTCTAACTGGCCAACTTCTTTTCGTTACCTTCATCCAGGGATGCAGATAATAACTGCCTCTGTTGTGaggttattatgaggattaaaagagacAATACTTGTATGGCCTCACCCTCAGTGCCATATATATTAACTGGTTTCTAATCAGTATTTCTAATCATTGTTCTCAGCATTGCTGAGGTCAGAAATTGATCTGCTCAGAGATACCCACCCAGCCAGCTGGAAGTAAACCGTCcactgaggaaactgaagttcaaaacaaacaaattaacaaGTCAGGATGGGTTCTGGAAAACCAAATGTGCCAAAGACTCAGAAAGGAGATAATTCATGATTTAAATGCTGTGAAAAGAAAGATAGCCCTGGTGTGAGAAAGGCAGGGGAGAGATGTTTAGTCAGTGTTTGATGAATGGCCGAATAAGTAGTGTGGTGCCTTGTGGGCCTGAATTTGTGATGTATATGATCTTATGTCCTATGACAT includes:
- the TCOF1 gene encoding treacle protein isoform X4, producing MAEARKRRELLPLIYQHLLQAGYVRAAREVKEQSGQKSFLRQSVTLLDIYTHWQQTSEIGRKRKAEEDAALQAKRTRVSDPISSSESSEEEEEEEEEAEAQTAKPTPKLAATNSSVTGTVSSSSVKEKAKAKTTKASKTVNSTTHPAPGKAVAHLLAGKSPQKTTGPSANAVLVSETEEEGSVSALKTATMPGMASADQADSSSEDTTSSSDETDLEVKAAVKPLQVRSSAAAVKESPRKSAAPTPGKAGVVTPQVKGSAVTPTSGAKKPEEVSESSEESDESEEEAPAGPPSQVKALEKTVPIKVAPSPAKGTPGKGATPAPPGKAGPSATQAMTGKPEEDSESSSQESDSEEETQAVKSPVQAKPSGKIPQVKATSSAPTQVLSPKKGAPPAPPGKAGPAATQPRKQEEESSSSSSSSEQSDSEGEASTAVRQTTGLAQAKPLEKNSQVRAASATGAGPSAKGAVPALPQKARVAAQDGKQEDSESSSEEESDSEEEVQTAGTSTQAQSSGKALQVRPASGPAKGPPQKAGPATTQVKVERAEEDSESSEEESDSEDEAPVAKTPAQAKSAVKTSQIKASPKKGTPITPASARVPPVQVGTPAPRTAATVSTPTCASSPAVVRRTQKPGEDSSSSEESESEEETAPAAAGGQMKSVGKSLPVKAASAPTKGPSGKGATPGPLGKAGPAVAQVKTEVQEDSESSEESDNEEAAATPAQVKTSVKTPQTKANPSATRVASAKAAAPAPGKETLAVAQAKVGSPAKVKPPARAPQSSAVSGRGQASVPAVGKAAAATAQAQPGPVRGSQEDSESSEEESDSEGEAPAQAKPSGKTPQVRTASAPTKASPKKGATPVPPGKAGPPAAQARRQEEDSESSSEEESDSDGDAPAAAPSAQKEGSSKTATSKTLASASLEKKAEESSTSSDEDLPSSQTDSAVGTLSTASPQSTPTPARMANKLRKPEVPAAQRATATPSGNPTAKAPAPSDDSNSSSSGSEDDAEGSQAAPSAHRPGPAPSRRETLVEETTPESSDDEVVAPSQSLLSGFVTPGLTPAGSKTSKATPKPDASPSVSSAPATRDAPEGKQEVEPQQAAGTMSPKTGKKEAGATPQKPGKGPGSPPASMLALQNNITQRLLSEPWPLSEAQVQASVAKVLTELLEQERKKAVDTAKEGSRKGRLGHKRKLSEDQTTPKAPKSKKKKQLAATDGGEQVVSSEKAPRTVKGKSKKDRAGGDVKEKKEKESPGSQGAKEKPVGELGTPKGDGGDHGNLKIKKEKKKSDKKKKDKEKKEKKKKAKKASTKDPGSPSQKKKKRKKKTAEQTV
- the TCOF1 gene encoding treacle protein isoform X5; amino-acid sequence: MAEARKRRELLPLIYQHLLQAGYVRAAREVKEQSGQKSFLRQSVTLLDIYTHWQQTSEIGRKRKAEEDAALQAKRTRVSDPISSSESSEEEEEEEEEAEAQTAKPTPKLAATNSSVTGTVSSSSVKEKAKAKTTKASKTVNSTTHPAPGKAVAHLLAGKSPQKTTGPSANAVLVSETEEEGSVSALKTATMPGMASADQADSSSEDTTSSSDETDLEVKAAVKPLQVRSSAAAVKESPRKSAAPTPGKAGVVTPQVKGSAVTPTSGAKKPEEVSESSEESDESEEEAPAGPPSQVKALEKTVPIKVAPSPAKGTPGKGATPAPPGKAGPSATQAMTGKPEEDSESSSQESDSEEETQAVKSPVQAKPSGKIPQVKATSSAPTQVLSPKKGAPPAPPGKAGPAATQPRKQEEESSSSSSSSEQSDSEGEASTAVRQTTGLAQAKPLEKNSQVRAASATGAGPSAKGAVPALPQKARVAAQDGKQEDSESSSEEESDSEEEVQTAGTSTQAQSSGKALQVRPASGPAKGPPQKAGPATTQVKVERAEEDSESSEEESDSEDEAPVAKTPAQAKSAVKTSQIKASPKKGTPITPASARVPPVQVGTPAPRTAATVSTPTCASSPAVVRRTQKPGEDSSSSEESESEEETAPAAAGGQMKSVGKSLPVKAASAPTKGPSGKGATPGPLGKAGPAVAQVKTEVQEDSESSEESDNEEAAATPAQVKTSVKTPQTKANPSATRVASAKAAAPAPGKETLAVAQAKVGSPAKVKPPARAPQSSAVSGRGQASVPAVGKAAAATAQAQPGPVRGSQEDSESSEEESDSEGEAPAQAKPSGKTPQVRTASAPTKASPKKGATPVPPGKAGPPAAQARRQEEDSESSSEEESDSDGDAPAAAPSAQKEGSSKTATSKTLASASLEKKAEESSTSSDEDLPSSQSSWPSCYPRPSTGYRHPEEGSGLGEHSQELL